The Armatimonadota bacterium genome window below encodes:
- a CDS encoding ATP-binding cassette domain-containing protein translates to MGYVEIRDLHKHFGDVRAVNGVNLSVEEGELLVLLGPSGCGKTTLMRMIAGLEVPTSGEIYIGGQLVDENVPPRARGIAMVFQSYALYPHKTAFENIAFPLEAMRLARESIRERVVRSAQMFGIERLLGRRPRQLSGGERQRVALARAVVRDPKLFLLDEPLSNLDAKLRAVARFELKQLQRQLGTTTIYVTHDQVEAMGLGDRIAVMDAGRIRQVGKPQEVYDDPADTFVATFLGSPPMNLIEQDPHTIVGFRPEAFLPRSVFDPAEDVVTYSLRVREVEYLGSDRLVYGYLEEEQRTDQPVIAAVPATITVPIAEGEVYEFAVPRRALRFFDRNTGRRLERAGVVRISTS, encoded by the coding sequence ATGGGGTACGTGGAGATCCGGGACCTCCATAAGCATTTCGGGGACGTCCGGGCCGTGAACGGGGTGAACCTGTCGGTCGAGGAGGGCGAGCTGCTCGTCCTCCTCGGCCCCTCCGGTTGCGGGAAGACCACTCTCATGCGCATGATCGCGGGCCTGGAGGTCCCCACGAGCGGGGAGATCTACATCGGCGGGCAGCTGGTGGACGAAAACGTACCGCCCCGGGCCCGGGGCATCGCCATGGTCTTCCAGAGTTATGCCCTCTATCCCCACAAGACCGCGTTCGAGAACATCGCGTTTCCCCTGGAGGCCATGCGCCTGGCCCGGGAGAGCATCCGGGAGCGGGTGGTCCGCAGCGCCCAGATGTTCGGGATCGAGCGGTTGCTGGGCCGGAGGCCGCGGCAGCTGTCGGGCGGGGAGCGGCAACGGGTGGCCCTGGCCCGGGCCGTGGTGCGGGATCCTAAGCTCTTTCTGCTCGACGAGCCCCTCAGCAACCTCGACGCGAAGCTGCGGGCCGTGGCCCGGTTCGAGCTCAAGCAACTGCAGCGGCAGCTGGGAACCACCACCATCTACGTGACCCACGACCAGGTGGAGGCCATGGGGCTCGGAGACCGCATCGCGGTCATGGACGCGGGCCGGATCCGCCAGGTCGGCAAGCCCCAGGAGGTCTACGACGACCCCGCGGACACCTTCGTGGCCACCTTTCTCGGCTCGCCGCCCATGAACCTCATCGAGCAGGACCCGCACACCATCGTGGGATTCCGGCCGGAGGCGTTCTTGCCCCGCAGTGTCTTCGATCCCGCGGAGGACGTGGTCACCTACTCCCTCCGGGTACGGGAGGTGGAGTATCTGGGCTCGGACCGCCTGGTGTACGGCTACCTGGAGGAGGAGCAGCGCACGGACCAGCCCGTGATCGCCGCGGTCCCCGCCACCATCACCGTGCCCATCGCGGAGGGTGAGGTGTACGAGTTCGCAGTGCCCCGGCGGGCCTTGCGGTTCTTCGACCGGAACACGGGCCGTCGCCTGGAGCGGGCGGGGGTCGTGCGGATCTCCACCAGCTAG
- a CDS encoding sugar ABC transporter permease — protein MALRRPAEAPLLAPAVRPGRRTLADRESVLGPLLLAPALLYVILLVGVPFFMAILLSFSSAVAGGLEFSWVGFRNFQVLLSDGQFHRALQNTLRFMILSQLLVMVLATAAAHVLDAAFVGKRLVRSLLLLPWAAPVALSSMAWVWIFDSTFSVLNWTAKKLGLLQGWWYWFGDPALATVAILTVHVWRTFPFATVVILAGMSAIPQEIKEAALMDGAGFWRRLFHVNLPMLLPVVAVAVLFGLVFTATDFSVVWLLTRGGPYNSTHVLSTLAFQRGILGASLGQGAAVAIFLLPILLVVAVLLLRVARRAEVGA, from the coding sequence ATGGCCCTGCGGCGCCCCGCGGAGGCCCCCCTCCTTGCCCCCGCCGTCCGGCCCGGACGGCGGACCCTGGCGGATCGGGAATCCGTTCTCGGTCCCCTCCTGCTGGCGCCGGCCCTGCTCTACGTGATCCTCCTCGTGGGCGTTCCCTTCTTCATGGCCATCCTCCTCAGCTTCTCCTCCGCGGTGGCGGGCGGGCTGGAGTTCTCCTGGGTGGGGTTCCGGAACTTCCAGGTGCTCCTCTCCGACGGTCAGTTCCACCGAGCCCTGCAGAACACCCTCCGGTTCATGATCCTCTCGCAGCTGCTGGTGATGGTGCTCGCCACGGCCGCGGCCCACGTGCTGGACGCCGCCTTCGTGGGAAAGCGGCTGGTGCGGTCCCTGCTCCTCCTGCCCTGGGCGGCTCCCGTGGCGCTGTCCTCCATGGCCTGGGTGTGGATCTTCGACTCCACCTTCAGCGTGCTCAACTGGACCGCCAAGAAGCTGGGCCTCCTGCAGGGATGGTGGTACTGGTTCGGGGATCCGGCCCTGGCCACCGTGGCCATTCTCACCGTGCACGTGTGGCGCACGTTCCCCTTCGCCACCGTGGTCATCCTGGCGGGCATGTCCGCCATCCCGCAGGAGATCAAGGAGGCGGCTCTGATGGACGGGGCGGGGTTCTGGCGGCGGTTGTTCCACGTGAACCTGCCCATGCTGCTCCCGGTGGTGGCGGTGGCGGTGCTCTTCGGCCTCGTGTTCACCGCCACGGACTTCAGCGTGGTGTGGCTGCTCACCCGGGGAGGCCCCTACAACAGCACCCACGTGCTCAGTACCCTCGCCTTCCAACGCGGGATCCTGGGCGCGAGCCTGGGGCAGGGGGCCGCGGTGGCCATCTTCCTCCTGCCCATCCTCCTCGTGGTGGCGGTGCTCCTGCTGCGGGTGGCCCGGAGGGCGGAGGTGGGGGCGTGA
- a CDS encoding carbohydrate ABC transporter permease → MYAAALAFTLFAVFPFYWMLITAFKQNRDLYVGATNLQHIPWIFNEPPTLYHVRLLFLNTPYLLWLRNTAFVGALVVLITLLVAVPAGYSLARLAGRWGERLGIGIFLTYLVPPTLLFLPFARLVSWLGLQNSLWALVLVYPTFTVPFCTWLMMGFFRSVPRELEEQGLVDGYSRLAVIGKVVLPLAVPGMLTVVIFAFTLVLQEFIYALTFISQVDRMTISLGVPVALVRGDVFYWGSLMAACFLTSVPIAVVYSAFMDRFIAGLTAGAVKG, encoded by the coding sequence TTGTATGCCGCGGCCCTGGCCTTCACCCTCTTCGCGGTCTTCCCCTTCTACTGGATGCTCATCACCGCCTTCAAGCAGAATCGGGACCTGTACGTGGGGGCCACGAACCTGCAGCACATCCCCTGGATCTTCAACGAACCGCCCACCCTGTACCACGTGCGGTTGCTCTTCCTCAACACCCCTTACCTCCTGTGGCTGCGCAACACCGCCTTCGTGGGGGCCCTGGTGGTCCTCATCACCTTGCTGGTGGCGGTGCCCGCGGGGTACAGCCTCGCCCGGCTCGCAGGCCGGTGGGGGGAGCGGCTGGGGATCGGGATCTTCCTCACGTACCTTGTCCCTCCCACCCTGCTGTTCCTGCCCTTCGCCCGGCTCGTCTCCTGGCTGGGCCTTCAGAACTCCCTCTGGGCCCTGGTGCTCGTCTACCCCACCTTCACGGTCCCGTTCTGCACCTGGCTCATGATGGGCTTCTTCCGATCCGTGCCCCGGGAGCTGGAGGAGCAGGGGCTCGTGGACGGTTACAGCCGGCTCGCGGTGATCGGGAAGGTGGTGCTGCCCCTCGCGGTTCCCGGGATGCTCACCGTGGTCATCTTCGCGTTCACCTTGGTCCTGCAGGAGTTCATCTACGCCCTCACCTTCATCAGCCAGGTGGACCGCATGACCATCAGCCTGGGGGTCCCCGTGGCCCTGGTCCGGGGGGACGTCTTCTACTGGGGATCCCTCATGGCCGCCTGCTTCCTCACCAGCGTCCCCATCGCGGTGGTCTACTCCGCCTTCATGGACCGGTTCATCGCGGGGCTCACCGCGGGGGCCGTGAAGGGCTAG
- a CDS encoding MoxR family ATPase translates to MPLATEVYVQAASTLRNVLFEVKKVIVGQDLMLERLLVALLSRGHVLIEGVPGLAKTLTVKTLARVIGGDFKRIQFTPDLVPADLVGTRIYNQARGTFETELGPIFANLVLADEINRAPAKVQSALLEAMQERQVTIGKQTYKLPDPFLVMATQNPIESEGTYPLPEAQLDRFMFKVVIGYPSVHEEIEVVERGTGERPPEANQIIDTEQLRELQRITDTVYVPPRVMEYAVSLAVATRDPGGVGLPELRRYISFGASPRAPLNLVLGGKALAVLRGREYVLPEDVRDLAFEVLRHRMVLSYEALAEEVSPDQIITRILERVPLPKVHIGDPYGDTRADLETPRV, encoded by the coding sequence ATGCCCCTCGCCACGGAAGTCTACGTGCAGGCGGCCAGCACCCTGCGCAACGTCCTCTTCGAGGTCAAGAAGGTCATCGTGGGCCAGGATCTCATGCTGGAGCGGCTCCTGGTGGCCCTCCTGAGCCGAGGCCACGTGCTCATCGAGGGGGTCCCGGGACTCGCGAAGACCCTCACGGTGAAGACCCTGGCCCGGGTCATCGGGGGGGACTTCAAACGGATCCAGTTCACCCCAGACCTCGTGCCCGCGGACCTCGTCGGCACCCGGATCTACAACCAGGCCCGGGGCACTTTCGAGACGGAACTGGGCCCGATTTTCGCCAACCTGGTGCTGGCGGACGAGATCAATCGGGCGCCCGCCAAGGTGCAGTCGGCCCTGCTGGAGGCCATGCAGGAGCGGCAGGTCACCATCGGCAAGCAGACCTATAAGCTTCCGGATCCCTTCCTGGTCATGGCCACCCAGAACCCCATCGAGAGCGAGGGAACCTATCCGCTCCCGGAGGCGCAGCTGGACCGGTTCATGTTCAAGGTGGTGATCGGGTATCCCTCCGTGCACGAGGAGATCGAGGTGGTGGAACGGGGCACGGGGGAGCGGCCGCCGGAGGCGAACCAGATCATCGACACCGAGCAGCTGCGGGAGCTGCAGCGGATCACGGACACCGTGTACGTGCCTCCCCGGGTCATGGAGTACGCGGTCTCCCTGGCCGTGGCCACCCGGGATCCCGGGGGCGTGGGGCTGCCGGAGCTCCGCCGCTACATCTCCTTCGGCGCGAGTCCCCGGGCGCCCTTGAACCTGGTGCTGGGCGGGAAGGCCCTCGCGGTGCTGCGGGGACGGGAGTATGTGCTCCCGGAGGACGTGCGGGACCTGGCCTTTGAGGTCCTGCGGCACCGCATGGTGCTCTCCTACGAGGCCCTGGCAGAGGAGGTGAGCCCCGACCAGATCATCACCCGCATCCTGGAACGGGTGCCCCTTCCCAAGGTACACATCGGGGATCCGTATGGAGACACCCGAGCAGATCTTGAGACGCCTCGAGTTTAA
- a CDS encoding DUF58 domain-containing protein — protein sequence MRRLEFKVVRRLDGFLFGDYTGIFYGPSLDLAEVREYIPGDEVRRIDWNVTARTARLHVRQYLEEKELTAWFLVDLSPSMAFGTRRVLKRELATEFCGAAAYIIARHGDKVGALLFPDRVLLPPRTGRRHVLRLVHALTRAEGRGNGGRTDLAGALRSLHRMLRRRSLLFVVSDFLAPDGWEGPLQHLAHRHDVIAVRVTDPAERELPDVGVVTFEDPETGEQVRVDTSDPAVRKAYRELVAAREERLQRIFRSAGVDVLVISTHASIVEPLVRFVAFRRRRRWSSRGR from the coding sequence TTGAGACGCCTCGAGTTTAAGGTCGTCCGGCGGCTGGACGGGTTCCTGTTCGGCGATTACACGGGAATCTTCTACGGCCCCAGCCTCGACCTCGCGGAGGTCCGGGAGTACATCCCGGGAGACGAGGTCCGGCGCATTGACTGGAACGTCACCGCCCGCACCGCCCGCCTGCACGTCCGCCAGTACCTGGAGGAGAAGGAGCTCACCGCCTGGTTCCTCGTGGACCTCTCCCCCTCCATGGCCTTCGGCACGCGGAGGGTTCTCAAGCGGGAGCTGGCCACGGAGTTCTGCGGGGCTGCCGCCTACATCATCGCCCGGCACGGGGACAAGGTGGGAGCCCTGCTCTTCCCGGACCGGGTCCTGCTCCCCCCTCGGACCGGCCGGCGGCACGTCCTGCGGCTGGTGCACGCCCTCACCCGGGCGGAGGGTCGGGGGAACGGGGGGCGCACGGACCTCGCGGGGGCCCTCAGATCCCTGCACCGAATGCTGCGGCGGCGTTCGTTGCTGTTTGTGGTCTCCGACTTCCTGGCCCCGGATGGGTGGGAGGGACCGCTGCAGCACCTGGCCCACCGGCACGACGTGATCGCGGTGCGCGTCACGGATCCCGCGGAGCGGGAGCTCCCGGACGTGGGCGTGGTGACTTTCGAGGACCCGGAGACCGGGGAGCAGGTGCGGGTGGATACTTCGGACCCCGCGGTCCGGAAGGCCTACCGGGAGCTGGTGGCCGCGCGGGAGGAGCGGCTGCAGAGGATCTTCCGGAGTGCGGGCGTGGACGTGCTGGTCATCTCCACCCATGCCAGCATCGTGGAGCCCCTCGTGCGGTTCGTGGCGTTCCGGAGGAGGCGACGGTGGAGTTCACGTGGCCGGTGA
- a CDS encoding VWA domain-containing protein, which produces MEFTWPVMLVGLAGLPLLLAGWWALRRYQARAATAFADPHLLPLLQRGQKLRVPHLPFYLYLLAIGLFIFASARPVGAILLPANRAAVILAVDMSKSMVATDLQPSRLEVAKQVAREFLRAIPRSARVGLVSFSDYAQVLVRPTTQHQDVLEALDRLQPTQATSLGSAILTAVRALPGREGAGQELLMGQPGMLPVPPPTPSPTAEPLPPGAILLISDGVSNFGVDPFQAAQVARRFEVKIYTVGVGTPQGSVQTVDGQLVFIPFDPTGLQQIAAITGGRYFYPPTGEDLRRVYRELGRSFGWERQRTELSALFAAAGGLAMMVGGMLSLMWYRRLP; this is translated from the coding sequence GTGGAGTTCACGTGGCCGGTGATGCTGGTGGGCCTGGCGGGGCTGCCCCTGCTCCTGGCAGGATGGTGGGCCCTGCGCCGATACCAGGCCCGAGCCGCGACCGCGTTCGCGGACCCGCACCTGCTGCCCCTGCTCCAACGGGGGCAGAAGCTGCGGGTCCCGCACCTGCCCTTCTACCTGTACCTCCTCGCCATCGGGCTCTTCATCTTCGCCTCCGCCCGACCCGTGGGCGCCATCCTCCTCCCCGCGAACCGGGCAGCGGTGATCCTCGCCGTGGACATGAGCAAGAGCATGGTCGCTACAGACCTCCAGCCGAGCCGGCTGGAGGTCGCGAAGCAGGTGGCCCGAGAATTCCTGCGGGCCATCCCCCGCAGCGCCAGGGTGGGCCTCGTTTCCTTCAGCGACTACGCACAGGTGCTGGTGCGGCCCACCACCCAGCACCAGGACGTGCTGGAGGCCCTGGACCGGCTGCAGCCCACGCAGGCCACCTCCCTCGGATCGGCCATCCTCACCGCGGTCCGTGCCCTTCCCGGCCGGGAGGGCGCAGGGCAGGAGCTCCTGATGGGGCAGCCCGGGATGCTTCCCGTTCCCCCCCCCACGCCCTCGCCCACCGCGGAGCCCCTCCCGCCCGGCGCCATCCTCCTGATCTCGGACGGGGTCAGCAACTTTGGCGTGGATCCCTTCCAGGCGGCCCAGGTGGCCCGGAGGTTCGAGGTGAAGATCTACACGGTGGGCGTGGGGACCCCGCAGGGCAGCGTGCAGACGGTGGACGGCCAGCTGGTCTTTATCCCCTTCGACCCGACAGGGTTGCAGCAGATCGCGGCGATCACCGGCGGCCGGTACTTCTATCCCCCCACCGGTGAGGATCTGCGGCGGGTGTACCGGGAGCTGGGGCGGTCGTTCGGGTGGGAGCGGCAGCGCACGGAACTCTCGGCCCTGTTCGCGGCGGCAGGGGGGCTTGCCATGATGGTGGGGGGGATGCTCTCCCTCATGTGGTACCGGAGGCTCCCGTGA
- a CDS encoding VWA domain-containing protein, translating to MSFQWPAALLSLLLLPLLALGYGGLLRRRSARAMTHPDAATLLAAATRGRRWHRHLSAALFGLALAAALGALARPVAPLPVPASNVYVVLSLDVSRSMLAEDIPPNRLEATKRAAVEFVRAMPRDARVGLVTFSSYASLLVPPTTDHERVIRAIEGLVAEFATAIGDGLLEAVYALPGRERPQDLSSPPRPPQGKLPPGTVVLMSDGQSNRGVPPLDAARIARDLQVKVYTVGVGTPEGTFLNLGGRMIWVRLDEETLKEIAAITEGTYHHASTASELRRVYRTLGRVIGWERRPTEVTALAAAAAAVLLMGSVALSVLHLHRLP from the coding sequence GTGAGCTTCCAGTGGCCTGCGGCCCTGCTGAGCCTGCTCCTGCTCCCCCTCCTGGCCTTGGGGTATGGGGGGCTGTTGCGGCGGCGCAGCGCGCGGGCGATGACCCACCCGGACGCCGCCACCCTCCTGGCCGCTGCGACCCGGGGGAGACGCTGGCACCGGCACCTGAGTGCCGCCCTGTTCGGGCTGGCCCTCGCGGCGGCCCTGGGAGCCCTTGCCCGGCCCGTGGCTCCTCTTCCCGTCCCCGCCAGCAACGTGTACGTGGTCCTCTCCCTGGATGTGAGCCGCAGCATGCTGGCGGAGGACATCCCGCCGAATCGTCTGGAGGCCACCAAGCGGGCGGCGGTGGAGTTCGTGCGGGCCATGCCCCGGGACGCCCGGGTGGGGCTGGTGACCTTCAGCTCGTACGCGTCGCTGTTGGTCCCGCCCACCACGGACCACGAGCGGGTGATCCGTGCCATCGAGGGGCTCGTGGCGGAGTTCGCCACCGCCATCGGGGACGGGCTGCTGGAGGCGGTCTATGCCCTTCCGGGACGGGAGCGCCCCCAGGACCTCTCGAGTCCCCCGCGACCCCCTCAGGGCAAACTCCCGCCCGGCACCGTGGTGCTCATGAGCGACGGGCAGAGCAACCGGGGGGTCCCGCCCCTGGACGCGGCCCGCATCGCCCGGGATCTGCAGGTGAAGGTGTACACGGTGGGGGTGGGGACCCCGGAGGGCACCTTTCTCAACCTCGGTGGTCGCATGATCTGGGTACGGCTGGACGAGGAGACTCTGAAGGAGATCGCCGCCATCACGGAGGGTACCTACCACCACGCCAGCACCGCCTCGGAGCTCCGGCGGGTCTACCGGACCCTGGGGCGGGTGATCGGGTGGGAGCGCAGGCCCACGGAGGTCACCGCCCTCGCGGCGGCCGCGGCCGCGGTCCTGCTCATGGGCTCCGTGGCCCTCTCCGTGCTTCACCTCCACCGCCTGCCCTGA
- a CDS encoding thermonuclease family protein encodes MRRRGPVGLVALLLLLAALWWREQPPSPLCPHPPRPEEVLEATVRHAVDGDTVEAEVQGRPERIRLIGVDTPEMRDPRPSVREMAQRAARFTRDRLVGRRVGLELDVERRDRYGRLLSYVWLQDRLFNLELLEFGYARLYTVPPNVRYVDWLRTCQRLAREARRGLWAR; translated from the coding sequence ATGCGGCGGCGCGGCCCTGTTGGCCTGGTGGCCCTCCTCTTGCTCCTGGCCGCCCTGTGGTGGCGGGAGCAGCCGCCGTCTCCCCTCTGCCCGCACCCGCCGCGCCCGGAGGAGGTCCTGGAGGCCACCGTGCGGCACGCGGTGGACGGGGATACGGTGGAAGCCGAGGTCCAGGGCCGGCCGGAGCGGATCCGGCTCATCGGGGTGGATACCCCCGAGATGCGGGATCCCCGCCCGTCCGTCCGGGAGATGGCTCAGCGCGCGGCCCGCTTTACCCGGGACCGGCTCGTGGGCCGGCGGGTGGGGCTGGAGCTGGACGTGGAGCGGCGCGACCGGTACGGACGGCTGTTGAGCTACGTGTGGCTGCAGGACCGGCTCTTCAACCTGGAGCTCCTGGAGTTCGGATACGCACGGCTCTACACGGTGCCCCCGAACGTCCGGTACGTAGACTGGCTCCGGACCTGCCAGCGCCTGGCCCGGGAAGCCCGGAGGGGGCTGTGGGCCCGGTAG
- the guaB gene encoding IMP dehydrogenase has translation MPQDPFRLGLTFDDVLLVPKRSGVASRAEVSTRTRLCRGITLEIPLVSANMDSVTESEMAIAMARVGGIGIIHRFLPIEQQAAEVRRVKRAESVVIDRPYTFRPHQTLREAVAFMEEHGSAGLLVVDEEGRLLGLVTARDLLFEEDLDQPITRVMTPRERLVTAPPDVTLEEAKEILHRHRVEKLPLVDREGKLRGLITQRDIQSRMRYPQATKDSKGRLRVGAAVGIRGDYLERAAALVAEEVDVLVVDVAHGHSEGVLQALERLREEHPGVPLIAGNVATAEGARDLILAGADAVKVGVGSGSTCTTRIVTGAGVPQLTAILDAARAAREYDVPVIADGGIRNSGDITKALAAGASTVMLGNLLAGTEESPGALVVQGGRQYKLFRGMASLWATARRRSLDHPVEEEELSQIVAEGIEARVPYRGKVADVVGQLVGGLRSGMSYCGARTIEELQRNAEFIRITPAGLRESYPHDVEPL, from the coding sequence ATGCCTCAGGATCCGTTCCGGTTGGGACTCACGTTCGACGACGTCCTGCTGGTGCCCAAGCGCAGCGGGGTGGCCTCCCGCGCGGAGGTGAGCACCCGCACCCGCCTCTGCCGGGGGATCACGCTCGAGATCCCCCTGGTGAGCGCCAACATGGACTCCGTCACGGAGAGCGAGATGGCCATCGCCATGGCCCGGGTGGGCGGGATCGGCATCATCCACCGGTTTTTGCCCATCGAGCAGCAGGCCGCGGAGGTGCGGCGGGTGAAGCGGGCGGAGAGCGTGGTGATCGACCGCCCCTACACCTTCCGGCCACACCAGACCCTCCGGGAGGCGGTGGCCTTTATGGAGGAGCACGGGTCCGCGGGCCTGCTGGTGGTGGACGAGGAGGGAAGGCTGCTCGGCCTAGTGACCGCCCGGGACCTGCTCTTCGAGGAGGACCTGGACCAGCCCATCACCCGGGTGATGACCCCGCGGGAGCGGCTGGTGACCGCACCCCCGGACGTGACCCTGGAGGAGGCCAAGGAGATCCTGCACCGGCACCGGGTGGAGAAGCTGCCGCTCGTGGACAGGGAAGGGAAGCTGCGGGGCCTCATCACCCAGCGGGACATCCAGAGCCGCATGCGCTACCCGCAGGCGACCAAGGACAGCAAGGGCCGGTTGCGGGTGGGCGCCGCGGTGGGAATCCGGGGGGACTACCTCGAGCGGGCCGCGGCCCTCGTGGCGGAGGAGGTGGACGTCCTGGTGGTGGATGTGGCCCACGGGCACAGCGAGGGCGTGCTGCAGGCCCTGGAGCGGCTGCGGGAGGAGCATCCGGGCGTTCCCCTGATCGCGGGCAACGTGGCCACCGCGGAAGGGGCCCGGGACCTGATCCTGGCCGGCGCGGACGCGGTGAAGGTGGGGGTCGGGTCCGGCAGCACCTGCACCACCCGCATCGTGACGGGTGCCGGCGTACCGCAGCTCACCGCCATCCTGGATGCGGCCCGGGCGGCCCGGGAGTACGACGTCCCCGTGATCGCGGACGGCGGCATCCGGAACTCCGGGGACATCACGAAGGCCCTGGCCGCGGGCGCGAGTACCGTGATGCTCGGGAACCTCCTCGCGGGCACGGAGGAGAGCCCCGGCGCGCTCGTGGTGCAGGGGGGCCGGCAGTACAAGCTCTTCCGGGGGATGGCGAGCCTGTGGGCCACGGCCCGCAGGCGCTCCCTGGACCATCCCGTGGAGGAGGAGGAGCTGAGCCAGATCGTGGCGGAGGGGATCGAAGCCCGGGTGCCCTACCGGGGCAAGGTGGCGGACGTGGTCGGGCAGCTCGTGGGCGGGCTGCGGAGCGGAATGAGCTACTGCGGGGCCCGCACCATTGAAGAGCTCCAGCGGAACGCGGAGTTCATCCGGATCACCCCCGCGGGCCTGCGGGAGAGCTACCCGCACGACGTGGAGCCCCTCTAG
- a CDS encoding SagB family peptide dehydrogenase, which produces MRNGSAELLAYHEATKHSYWSVRRAPGRLDWSNEPRLAKVYRGLEPLRLPGDLPKSSLPAVEAVASPGDEGRASLDLRILAALLHYSAGILRTRRYPGGEVTFRAAPCTGALYHIEVYPVCADLPGLPAGVYHFSPHDRSLRRLRAGDHRALLARAAGDLEAVGRAEAVLILTSVWQRNAWKYRARAYRHVYWDSGTLLSHLLAVAAAHGIPVRVVAGFVDGEIVRLLDLEADQELPVALVALGQTDPPPPPSPVGPLGYAVDPPLRREIREPLVLAAHAASSLGSPEEVRIWRGVRVGVALGEPSGPLYPLRRMPPDRLPGVPVEETILRRRSTRRFSRIPIPFEAFSEILLRATGAVPADFLPGGTSLVVPFLIVHAVEGLPPGAYVFRRDREAVELLRPGEFRGEAAYMALEQPAAGEAAVAVFWMANLPEILHALGGRGYRAAQLEGGVRGGKVYLLAHALGLRATALTFYDDEITDFFSPLAAGHNPMFLVVFGRRA; this is translated from the coding sequence ATGCGCAACGGGTCCGCGGAACTGCTGGCCTACCACGAGGCCACCAAGCACTCCTACTGGAGTGTCCGGCGCGCTCCGGGGAGGCTGGACTGGTCCAATGAGCCGCGTCTCGCGAAGGTCTACCGGGGGCTCGAGCCCCTCCGGCTCCCCGGAGACCTCCCGAAAAGCAGCCTCCCCGCGGTGGAGGCGGTGGCCTCGCCCGGAGACGAGGGCCGGGCAAGCCTCGACCTCCGCATCCTCGCGGCCCTGCTGCACTACAGCGCGGGGATCCTGCGCACCCGCCGCTATCCGGGCGGGGAGGTGACCTTCCGGGCCGCCCCCTGCACCGGGGCCCTGTACCACATCGAGGTCTACCCGGTGTGTGCGGACCTACCGGGTCTTCCCGCGGGCGTGTACCACTTCAGCCCGCACGACCGCAGCCTGCGCCGGCTCCGGGCAGGCGACCACCGGGCCCTCCTCGCCCGGGCCGCGGGGGATCTGGAGGCGGTGGGACGGGCCGAGGCGGTGCTGATCCTCACCAGCGTGTGGCAGCGCAACGCCTGGAAGTACCGGGCCCGGGCCTACCGGCACGTCTATTGGGACTCGGGAACCCTGCTGAGCCACCTCCTCGCGGTGGCCGCCGCGCACGGGATCCCGGTGCGGGTGGTCGCGGGGTTCGTGGATGGAGAGATCGTGCGGCTCCTGGACCTGGAAGCGGACCAGGAGCTTCCCGTGGCCCTGGTGGCCCTGGGGCAGACCGATCCCCCGCCCCCTCCGAGCCCCGTGGGGCCCCTGGGATACGCGGTGGATCCCCCCTTGCGCCGGGAGATCCGGGAACCCCTCGTCCTCGCTGCCCACGCGGCCTCCTCGCTCGGGTCCCCGGAGGAAGTGCGGATCTGGCGGGGGGTTCGGGTTGGCGTGGCGCTGGGCGAGCCTTCGGGGCCCCTCTACCCCCTTCGCCGCATGCCCCCGGATCGGCTGCCGGGCGTCCCCGTCGAGGAGACGATCCTGCGTCGGCGATCCACCCGCCGGTTTTCCCGGATCCCCATCCCCTTCGAGGCCTTCTCGGAGATCCTCTTGCGGGCCACGGGCGCGGTCCCCGCGGATTTCCTCCCGGGCGGCACCTCGCTCGTGGTTCCCTTCCTGATCGTGCACGCGGTGGAGGGACTCCCGCCGGGCGCGTACGTCTTTCGCCGGGATCGGGAAGCCGTGGAGCTCCTCCGGCCCGGGGAGTTTCGCGGGGAGGCCGCGTACATGGCCCTAGAACAGCCCGCGGCCGGGGAGGCCGCGGTGGCGGTGTTCTGGATGGCGAACCTCCCAGAAATCCTCCACGCCCTCGGCGGCCGCGGTTACCGGGCGGCGCAGCTCGAGGGCGGGGTACGGGGAGGGAAGGTCTACCTCCTCGCCCACGCCCTGGGACTCCGGGCCACGGCCCTCACCTTCTACGACGACGAGATCACGGATTTCTTCTCGCCCCTCGCCGCGGGCCACAACCCCATGTTCCTCGTGGTGTTCGGCCGCAGGGCGTAG